In one Desulfuribacillus stibiiarsenatis genomic region, the following are encoded:
- a CDS encoding DNA topoisomerase III: MGKTLIITEKPSVATDIGKVIGASSKKNGYLEGQQYLISWAVGHLVTLCEPEDYNERYKKWDVQTLPIIPEQMKLKPLSGTLKQYKTLEFLMNRTDIDDIICATDSGREGELIFRYIYDLVGCTKPCKRLWISSMTEEAIQEGFKQLKDNREYDNLYASAKCRSEADWLIGINGTRVYSVRNNMVYSVGRVQTPTLAMIVQRHHDITNFTPQDYWEIKSDYGDFSGTWTDVKENTSRITTESQALTIVNKVIGTIGNVKDVKKEHKKLTAPLLYNLTELQKDANKSFAYTAKQTLDIAQSLYEKHKLITYPRTDSRYLSDDMKSTISETLKRISVAEYRPYIEGIKQPIKFNNRIINNSKVTDHHAIIATPKVPNLDKLSQQERNIYDLIVRRFIAVFYPAYEYESTQIVIESVEECFLSKGTTVLKWGWKALYKNSNSSDDNNKDEQVLPVLKVGDSVPFVNAEMVKKQTQPPKPYNENTLLSAMENAGRFVEDEELREQLKDSGLGTPATRAAIIERLIQVEYIKREKKNLIPTEKGIKIISIIPNELKSPETTGKWERALNRMAKGDFSQERFMQSIHRFAHYLIQEAKKSQYIGEKKSNKRTCD, translated from the coding sequence ATGGGAAAAACACTAATTATTACAGAGAAACCTTCGGTTGCCACAGATATTGGAAAAGTGATTGGAGCATCATCGAAGAAAAACGGTTACTTAGAAGGACAGCAATACCTTATCTCTTGGGCTGTGGGTCACCTTGTAACATTATGTGAACCGGAGGATTATAACGAACGCTATAAGAAGTGGGATGTTCAAACCTTACCGATTATACCAGAACAGATGAAACTAAAGCCGCTCTCTGGAACCCTAAAACAGTACAAAACCCTAGAGTTCCTGATGAATCGTACAGACATCGATGACATTATTTGTGCGACTGACAGTGGGCGTGAAGGGGAGTTGATTTTTCGTTATATTTATGATTTAGTGGGTTGCACCAAACCTTGTAAGAGGCTATGGATTAGCTCTATGACGGAAGAGGCGATTCAAGAAGGTTTCAAACAATTGAAAGATAATCGCGAATACGACAATTTATATGCCTCAGCCAAATGCCGCAGCGAAGCAGATTGGTTAATAGGGATTAACGGTACGCGAGTGTATTCTGTTCGCAATAATATGGTATATAGCGTCGGTCGCGTTCAGACTCCAACCTTAGCAATGATCGTCCAAAGGCACCATGATATCACCAATTTTACACCGCAAGATTACTGGGAAATTAAAAGCGATTATGGAGATTTCTCTGGAACATGGACAGATGTAAAAGAGAATACTTCTAGGATTACGACAGAAAGTCAAGCCCTTACAATCGTAAATAAAGTAATCGGTACTATCGGCAATGTTAAAGATGTTAAGAAAGAGCATAAAAAGTTAACGGCACCGTTACTATATAACTTAACAGAGCTTCAGAAGGACGCGAACAAATCCTTTGCGTATACAGCAAAACAGACCTTAGATATCGCCCAAAGCCTATACGAGAAACATAAGTTAATCACGTATCCAAGGACGGATAGTCGTTATCTATCGGATGACATGAAATCTACAATTAGCGAAACATTAAAGCGCATTAGTGTTGCAGAGTATCGTCCTTACATTGAGGGGATTAAACAACCAATCAAGTTTAACAACCGTATCATCAACAATAGCAAAGTTACAGACCATCATGCGATTATCGCAACGCCGAAGGTGCCGAATCTAGACAAGCTTTCCCAGCAAGAGCGGAATATTTATGATTTAATCGTGCGTAGGTTTATAGCAGTTTTTTATCCAGCGTATGAATACGAATCTACGCAAATTGTCATAGAGTCCGTGGAGGAATGTTTCCTTTCGAAGGGAACGACTGTGCTAAAATGGGGCTGGAAAGCTCTTTATAAGAACAGCAATAGCAGCGATGATAACAATAAGGATGAGCAGGTGCTACCAGTACTGAAGGTTGGGGATTCCGTTCCTTTCGTCAATGCTGAGATGGTTAAGAAACAAACACAGCCGCCAAAACCATACAACGAAAACACATTGCTCAGTGCGATGGAAAATGCAGGACGCTTTGTAGAAGATGAAGAACTACGAGAGCAACTGAAAGATAGTGGATTAGGTACACCAGCTACGCGAGCAGCCATCATTGAACGGTTAATCCAAGTCGAATATATTAAGCGCGAAAAGAAGAACCTTATTCCAACGGAAAAAGGGATTAAGATTATTAGCATTATACCGAATGAATTGAAGTCACCAGAAACAACTGGCAAATGGGAAAGGGCCTTAAATCGTATGGCAAAAGGTGATTTCTCACAGGAGCGCTTTATGCAGAGTATTCATCGATTCGCCCACTATCTCATCCAAGAGGCGAAAAAGAGTCAATATATAGGGGAAAAGAAGAGTAACAAAAGGACCTGTGATTGA
- the sodB gene encoding superoxide dismutase [Fe]: protein MSHELPQLPYDKNALEPHISSETLEFHHGKHHQAYVTNLNNLIPGTEFENMPLDEIVKKSSGGVFNNAAQVWNHTFFWNCMSPNGGGEPTGEIADAINATFGSFDSFKEQFTKTAVGTFGSGWAWLVKNSDGSLALVSTSNAQTPLTTDQKPLLTCDVWEHAYYIDYRNARPKFVEAFWNLVNWDFVAKNFAE from the coding sequence ATGAGTCACGAACTACCGCAACTTCCGTATGACAAGAACGCTTTAGAGCCACACATTTCTTCCGAAACATTAGAATTTCATCACGGAAAGCACCATCAGGCATATGTTACGAATTTAAACAACTTAATTCCTGGAACTGAGTTTGAGAATATGCCCTTAGATGAAATCGTTAAGAAGTCTTCAGGTGGGGTTTTCAACAATGCCGCTCAAGTCTGGAATCATACCTTCTTCTGGAACTGCATGAGTCCGAACGGTGGCGGAGAGCCTACTGGAGAAATAGCTGATGCTATCAATGCAACTTTCGGTTCTTTCGATAGTTTCAAAGAGCAATTTACCAAGACAGCTGTTGGCACGTTTGGCTCTGGCTGGGCATGGTTAGTAAAGAACTCCGACGGTTCCCTAGCTCTAGTTAGTACCAGCAATGCTCAAACACCTTTAACTACAGATCAAAAACCACTTTTGACTTGTGATGTCTGGGAGCATGCGTACTATATCGATTATCGCAATGCACGCCCTAAATTTGTGGAGGCGTTCTGGAATTTAGTGAATTGGGATTTTGTCGCGAAGAACTTCGCTGAATAA
- a CDS encoding methyl-accepting chemotaxis protein, translating into MERKFVTGIRIKMFVAVILSTMLILGSLSGVIYMKAKDIIHNGVQEQLTSYKDKVSNDVEKVLLDAGQDVEQLNENHYVREFVKRATDKNNVRTTAGYRELIKTLNLIREKNENMLNIYVGIDAINYLIIHDEFVLPPEFDMSQRGWYKAAIANKGLTITEPYVDVSTQSIVITVCTPIYEENGDLLGVAGMDISLDRISEIMGSFSYKDSGHAVLIDTVGKFIYHKNADLILDKTVAEIEEWKSISGGLLSGKAEIETVKFNEQENYIAYAPVDISKWVVALVVPIEEAEEQLAAFRYIFTIALLLAVIILSIILFVSTGSILKQIPPLLLAFNQASNGDLTARVTSKTNDELGLLSNGFNQMISSQQKVIHEVTDVTHDIFDLVEKTEKNLVEFNANVEEVSATTQQISAGMEETAASMQEMNASSVEIELAMERIADKAREGSNSAKEINQRAINLKDSAVSSRANATRVYEDSNTKLRAAIKESKAIDKIQVLSQAILEITAQTNLLALNAAIEAARVGEAGRGFAVVADEIRKLAEDSKDTVNKIQEVTSTVFSSVDNLVKSSEDMLTFVENQVVKDYEVMVNTGEVYSKDAKYVEEIMVEFKDISEQMLDSIQSMMRVIHEVTLSANEGASGISAIAENAGVFSVRTEEIVEQMIVMKDNTNKLNAMISKFKV; encoded by the coding sequence ATGGAGAGAAAATTTGTAACAGGAATCCGTATTAAAATGTTTGTCGCGGTCATTCTTTCTACGATGCTTATTTTGGGATCGCTTTCAGGAGTCATTTATATGAAAGCAAAAGACATTATTCATAATGGTGTCCAAGAACAATTGACATCCTATAAAGACAAAGTATCGAATGATGTAGAAAAGGTATTGCTTGATGCAGGACAAGATGTAGAGCAATTAAACGAAAATCACTATGTACGGGAATTTGTGAAAAGGGCTACAGACAAGAATAATGTACGCACTACAGCAGGTTATCGGGAACTCATTAAGACACTAAATTTAATTCGCGAGAAAAATGAGAATATGTTGAATATCTATGTAGGAATTGACGCGATTAACTATTTAATTATTCACGATGAGTTTGTATTACCTCCTGAATTTGACATGAGTCAACGAGGATGGTACAAGGCTGCTATTGCAAACAAAGGGCTGACAATTACAGAACCATATGTTGATGTTTCTACGCAATCGATTGTAATTACAGTTTGTACACCTATCTATGAGGAAAATGGAGACCTATTAGGTGTAGCCGGAATGGATATTTCTTTAGATCGAATATCTGAGATAATGGGGAGCTTTTCCTATAAAGACAGTGGACATGCTGTTTTGATAGATACGGTAGGAAAGTTTATCTATCATAAAAACGCTGATTTGATATTAGACAAAACAGTAGCGGAAATAGAAGAATGGAAGAGTATTAGCGGCGGGCTATTGAGTGGAAAAGCGGAAATTGAAACAGTAAAATTTAATGAACAAGAGAATTACATCGCATATGCACCAGTAGATATCAGTAAATGGGTAGTAGCGTTGGTAGTTCCGATAGAAGAAGCAGAAGAACAATTGGCTGCATTTCGCTATATATTTACTATAGCGCTGTTGCTGGCGGTAATCATATTATCTATTATATTATTTGTTTCGACAGGGAGCATACTGAAACAGATACCTCCATTATTACTAGCATTTAATCAAGCTTCCAATGGAGATTTAACGGCAAGAGTTACATCCAAGACGAATGACGAATTAGGGCTACTTTCCAACGGATTTAACCAGATGATTTCATCGCAACAGAAAGTAATTCATGAAGTAACAGATGTTACCCATGATATATTCGATTTAGTAGAGAAGACAGAGAAAAATTTAGTAGAGTTTAATGCTAACGTTGAAGAGGTATCTGCTACTACGCAACAAATATCTGCAGGTATGGAAGAAACCGCAGCATCCATGCAAGAGATGAATGCATCTTCTGTGGAAATTGAGTTAGCAATGGAGAGAATTGCGGATAAAGCCCGTGAAGGCAGCAATTCTGCAAAAGAAATTAATCAACGAGCTATAAACTTAAAAGATAGTGCGGTGTCTTCTAGGGCAAATGCTACACGAGTGTATGAGGACTCAAACACGAAATTACGTGCGGCAATTAAAGAATCGAAAGCAATTGATAAAATACAAGTATTGTCACAAGCAATCTTAGAAATTACTGCTCAAACGAATCTATTAGCATTAAATGCAGCAATTGAAGCAGCAAGAGTTGGCGAGGCTGGAAGAGGATTTGCTGTAGTAGCTGACGAAATTCGCAAACTAGCGGAGGACTCTAAAGATACCGTAAATAAGATTCAAGAAGTGACGAGTACGGTATTCTCTTCTGTAGATAACTTAGTAAAAAGCTCAGAGGACATGTTAACCTTTGTAGAGAATCAAGTCGTGAAAGATTACGAGGTTATGGTAAATACCGGTGAAGTTTATAGTAAAGATGCAAAATATGTAGAGGAAATTATGGTAGAATTCAAAGATATTTCTGAACAAATGCTAGACTCTATCCAAAGTATGATGCGTGTGATTCATGAAGTTACATTGTCTGCAAACGAAGGAGCAAGTGGAATATCTGCAATCGCTGAAAATGCCGGGGTATTCTCAGTGAGAACTGAGGAAATTGTTGAGCAAATGATAGTAATGAAAGATAACACGAATAAATTGAATGCAATGATTTCAAAATTTAAAGTATAA
- a CDS encoding peptide chain release factor 3, which produces MDNQIAEDLRTKINNRRTFAIISHPDAGKTTLTEKLLLFGGAIRLAGTVKGRKASKHATSDWMEIEKQRGISVTSSVMQFSYGGHEINILDTPGHQDFSEDTYRTLTAADCAVMLLDSAKGVEAQTIKLFQVCRMQNIPIFTFINKMDREGKEPLALLEELENVLGIRSCPMNWPIGMGSDFLGIYDRINERFDLFREQEQRELFELKDNDLGSQEVKELLGESRSQQLQDDIELLDIAGDPFDIDKINEGKLTPVFFGSALTNFGVQTFLDEFVKLSPPPSARKSTIGMIDPVENKFSGFIFKIQANMNPAHRDRIAFLRICSGRFERNLSVNHVRLGKQIKLSQPQQFLAQDRHIIDEAFAGDIIGLFDPGIFQIGDTLTVEGNFQFDKLPQFTPEHFAKVYTKDALKHKQFQKGLYQLAEEGAVQIYKTFINHTEDMILGVVGELQFEVFQHRLKSEYGVDVYFQRLNHQFARWLKSETKIDPFSLGSSNCLLVKDHYDNLVALFESEFSLRWMMEKYPNFRFQTINNEDANVDVTYFKR; this is translated from the coding sequence GTGGACAATCAAATAGCAGAAGATTTACGAACAAAAATAAATAATAGACGCACCTTCGCAATCATCTCTCACCCCGATGCGGGGAAAACTACATTAACAGAAAAGTTATTACTGTTTGGTGGTGCGATTCGTCTTGCTGGCACTGTAAAAGGACGGAAAGCCAGTAAGCATGCAACTTCAGACTGGATGGAAATTGAGAAACAGCGTGGAATTTCCGTAACATCTAGCGTAATGCAATTTTCTTACGGTGGTCATGAAATCAACATCTTAGATACACCAGGTCACCAAGATTTTAGTGAAGATACGTATCGTACATTAACAGCAGCGGACTGTGCTGTGATGTTGCTCGACTCTGCCAAAGGTGTCGAGGCCCAAACGATTAAACTTTTCCAAGTGTGCCGAATGCAGAACATTCCTATTTTCACTTTCATCAATAAGATGGACCGTGAAGGTAAAGAGCCTTTAGCTTTACTTGAAGAGTTAGAAAATGTTCTAGGAATTCGTTCTTGTCCTATGAACTGGCCGATTGGAATGGGTTCAGACTTTCTAGGGATTTACGATCGAATTAACGAGCGATTTGACTTATTTCGCGAACAAGAACAACGTGAGCTATTTGAGTTGAAAGATAACGATCTAGGTTCGCAAGAAGTAAAGGAACTACTAGGTGAAAGTCGTAGCCAGCAGCTTCAAGATGATATCGAATTATTAGACATCGCTGGTGACCCATTTGATATCGATAAAATCAATGAAGGAAAGCTCACTCCCGTATTTTTCGGAAGTGCTTTAACGAACTTTGGAGTCCAGACATTCTTAGATGAGTTCGTCAAATTATCACCACCTCCTAGCGCCAGAAAAAGTACGATTGGCATGATTGACCCTGTGGAGAATAAATTCTCGGGATTTATTTTCAAAATCCAAGCCAACATGAATCCAGCTCACCGCGACAGAATCGCTTTCTTACGAATTTGCTCTGGACGATTTGAACGAAATCTTAGCGTCAATCACGTGCGCCTAGGAAAACAGATTAAATTATCACAGCCTCAACAGTTTCTTGCGCAAGACCGTCATATTATCGATGAAGCTTTTGCAGGGGATATTATTGGATTATTTGATCCAGGGATATTCCAAATTGGAGATACCTTAACTGTCGAGGGAAATTTCCAATTTGATAAGCTGCCACAATTTACACCAGAACATTTCGCAAAGGTGTATACGAAAGACGCCTTGAAACATAAGCAATTCCAAAAAGGGTTGTATCAGTTAGCGGAAGAAGGGGCCGTTCAGATTTATAAAACGTTTATCAATCACACAGAAGATATGATTCTTGGAGTGGTTGGTGAATTACAGTTCGAAGTATTCCAACACCGTTTAAAATCTGAATACGGTGTCGACGTATACTTCCAAAGATTGAATCATCAATTTGCCCGTTGGTTAAAGAGTGAAACAAAGATTGACCCATTTAGTCTCGGCAGTTCTAATTGTCTGCTTGTGAAAGATCATTACGATAACTTAGTCGCACTGTTTGAAAGCGAATTTTCCCTCCGTTGGATGATGGAGAAGTATCCGAATTTCCGCTTCCAGACCATTAATAATGAAGATGCAAACGTTGATGTCACATACTTTAAACGCTAG
- a CDS encoding ABC transporter permease has product MFHLAWRNVTRRMHQSLLTILLVAIAIATFVIAHMILAMLQGSIQLSSERLGADVVVLPQVVGVNAQQTLFTAEPVNAYMPSQYFDRILEIEGIAKATPQFFTQSLDESCCNLKEAKRLIGYDASTDFLIAPWLETEISIPLDPEQILIGGIVKPFFGDHAIILDEIFVVAGQLKQTGTGMDETIFMDIAVARELAAESPGLQGYWLSQNPEDLISVIMIQADEGYPPQLIARQINQMGLPVQAITSGEIIGEMKGQMQAVNQILLWLWIILAITSALALFGRFLSLARERRREIGVMRALGGRRLDAFLMVMIEVMFTVLVGWCIGILVGSYGSVHVMQWLKGILVMPPWNITPTDVFLTGSVSLGVAILLGLFAAFYPAWSSSRLDPQEAISRSNL; this is encoded by the coding sequence ATGTTCCATTTGGCTTGGCGAAATGTTACAAGGCGTATGCATCAATCGCTGTTAACGATTCTCTTAGTAGCAATTGCGATTGCTACGTTTGTGATTGCTCATATGATTCTAGCAATGTTACAAGGGAGTATACAGTTATCCTCAGAGAGATTAGGTGCAGACGTTGTGGTATTGCCTCAAGTTGTAGGTGTGAACGCACAACAAACCTTGTTTACTGCAGAACCTGTGAATGCGTATATGCCATCACAGTATTTTGATAGAATACTAGAAATTGAAGGTATCGCTAAGGCTACTCCGCAATTTTTCACACAGTCTTTAGATGAGAGTTGTTGTAATTTAAAAGAGGCAAAGAGATTAATTGGATATGATGCAAGCACAGACTTTCTCATTGCGCCATGGTTAGAAACGGAAATCTCGATTCCATTAGACCCAGAGCAAATCTTAATTGGTGGAATCGTGAAGCCATTTTTCGGAGATCATGCAATCATTCTTGATGAAATATTCGTAGTTGCAGGTCAATTGAAACAAACAGGAACGGGTATGGATGAGACAATCTTTATGGATATTGCTGTTGCTCGCGAATTGGCTGCAGAAAGCCCAGGGCTACAAGGGTATTGGCTGTCACAAAATCCAGAAGACCTGATATCCGTCATCATGATTCAAGCAGATGAAGGGTATCCCCCTCAACTTATTGCTCGCCAGATTAACCAAATGGGACTACCGGTACAAGCAATTACTTCGGGCGAAATCATAGGGGAAATGAAGGGACAAATGCAAGCAGTGAACCAAATTCTATTATGGCTGTGGATTATCCTTGCCATTACTTCTGCCTTAGCTTTATTCGGTAGATTCTTATCATTAGCGCGTGAGCGGAGAAGGGAAATTGGGGTCATGCGTGCACTAGGTGGCAGAAGACTTGATGCCTTTCTAATGGTCATGATTGAAGTAATGTTTACAGTACTTGTCGGATGGTGTATAGGAATTCTTGTAGGTAGTTATGGCTCTGTTCATGTCATGCAATGGCTAAAAGGAATTCTTGTGATGCCGCCTTGGAACATCACGCCTACAGATGTGTTTTTGACAGGCAGTGTAAGTCTAGGGGTTGCTATCTTACTAGGATTGTTCGCAGCTTTTTACCCTGCTTGGAGCAGCTCAAGATTAGATCCACAAGAAGCGATTTCGCGAAGCAATTTATAA
- a CDS encoding ABC transporter ATP-binding protein, producing the protein MDICRLQKVTKEYDAGEKVCPIKEVSLDIKAGEFVTIEGPSGTGKSTLLYVMGGLLRPTTGSVSIQGKDISNLTDAQLTTIRANQVGFIFQEANVFPTLTVLENVLFSTYLQTRKSSSKAQRERAIELLGKLGLGERLRFLPHQLSVGQRRRVAVARALVNDVSLVIADEPTNDLDIHWAEEVMKLLKDQVKNGKAVVMVTHHPQWAEAANRRFHLIDGDVREIACL; encoded by the coding sequence GTGGATATATGTCGATTGCAGAAAGTGACGAAAGAATATGATGCTGGGGAAAAAGTGTGTCCGATAAAGGAAGTGTCGTTGGACATTAAGGCTGGGGAATTCGTTACCATTGAAGGCCCATCTGGCACAGGGAAAAGCACACTTTTATATGTGATGGGTGGATTGCTTCGCCCGACAACTGGTTCTGTATCGATTCAAGGAAAAGATATATCGAACCTAACGGACGCTCAGTTAACAACCATCAGAGCGAACCAAGTAGGGTTTATATTTCAAGAGGCGAACGTATTTCCTACATTAACGGTGCTTGAGAACGTACTCTTCTCTACATATTTACAGACGAGGAAATCTTCTAGTAAGGCGCAACGTGAAAGGGCGATAGAGCTTTTAGGAAAGCTTGGGTTAGGAGAACGTTTACGTTTTCTACCGCATCAACTGAGTGTTGGACAACGACGTCGAGTAGCTGTTGCAAGAGCACTTGTGAATGACGTATCTTTGGTGATTGCAGATGAACCAACGAACGATTTAGACATACATTGGGCAGAAGAAGTGATGAAGTTATTGAAGGATCAGGTGAAGAACGGGAAGGCTGTTGTTATGGTCACTCATCACCCACAATGGGCAGAGGCAGCGAACCGTAGATTTCACTTGATTGATGGCGATGTACGGGAAATAGCATGTTTGTAA
- the recD2 gene encoding SF1B family DNA helicase RecD2, with protein sequence MENLSGIVERITYQNEENGFCVIKIRSKGHPDLVTIVGNLAAVNVGAVIRLKGDWRMDSKFGKQFSVQDYREEVPATVAGIEKYLGSGLIKGIGPVYAKKIVRKFKENTLHIIEDSPDRLIEVEGIGSKRVTIIKKAWQEQKEIKNVMLFLQSNGVSTAYAVKIYKTYGEKSIDIVQENPYRLAEDIWGIGFRTADKIALQMGIGKESFERCSAGIVFMLNELSNEGHCFATREQLIEKTEEILEISRPIIEETLGNILLNQTVIMDEEDSIFLPSFYYSEVGTAKRIQEIIATNSQFQTVNAADTIGLIEKEQEIAYDDIQKQAIQTAVQSKFMVLTGGPGTGKTTTTLAIIQVFEHLGATVLLAAPTGRAAKRMSEATGKEAKTIHRLLEFKPTEGYKKNEEDPLVCDVLIIDEVSMVDIVLMYNLLKAVDNKTVVILVGDIDQLPSVSAGNVLQDIIDSSIVNVVKLTRIFRQAQGSAIITNAHRINKGEFPELSGSRDRDFFFIEQEHPELVASTIRDLCTKRLPNYYNIDAVNDIQVLCPMQRGESGAMNLNQILQEALNPCDIVMKFGGTSYRLHDKVMQIKNNYDKNVFNGDIGKITAIDTEERTLIITFDGIDVEYDVTELDEIMLAYATTVHKSQGSEYKVVVAPFTMQHFMMLQRNLLYTCVTRAKKVMVLVGTKQAIAMAVRNHKITQRNTLLANRLRRLEWEKH encoded by the coding sequence ATGGAGAACTTGAGTGGAATCGTTGAGAGAATCACATATCAAAATGAAGAGAATGGTTTTTGTGTCATCAAAATTCGTTCCAAAGGCCATCCAGACTTAGTGACGATTGTGGGAAATCTTGCTGCTGTGAACGTGGGTGCTGTTATCCGTCTAAAAGGCGACTGGCGAATGGATAGTAAATTTGGCAAGCAATTTTCAGTACAGGACTATCGTGAGGAAGTGCCTGCAACCGTAGCAGGAATTGAAAAGTATCTAGGCAGTGGCCTAATCAAAGGGATAGGTCCCGTATACGCAAAAAAGATTGTGCGCAAGTTCAAAGAAAACACGCTACACATCATCGAAGATAGTCCGGACCGATTGATTGAAGTAGAGGGCATCGGCAGTAAACGAGTGACAATCATTAAAAAGGCGTGGCAGGAACAGAAAGAAATTAAAAATGTCATGCTGTTCTTGCAATCCAATGGAGTTTCTACAGCATATGCAGTGAAAATATATAAGACCTACGGCGAGAAAAGTATCGACATTGTGCAAGAGAATCCATATCGACTTGCAGAAGATATCTGGGGAATCGGTTTTCGTACAGCAGATAAAATAGCCCTGCAGATGGGGATTGGCAAGGAGTCTTTTGAACGTTGCAGTGCCGGTATCGTATTCATGCTAAACGAATTGTCAAATGAGGGACACTGTTTTGCAACTAGAGAGCAGCTTATTGAGAAGACTGAGGAAATTTTAGAAATTAGCAGACCTATTATAGAAGAGACATTAGGGAACATTCTACTCAATCAAACAGTAATCATGGACGAAGAGGATTCTATTTTTCTACCATCATTTTACTATAGTGAGGTTGGAACGGCAAAGCGAATCCAAGAGATTATCGCGACCAATAGTCAGTTCCAGACTGTGAATGCGGCAGATACAATCGGCTTGATTGAAAAAGAACAGGAGATCGCGTACGACGATATCCAGAAGCAAGCAATTCAAACGGCTGTGCAATCAAAATTTATGGTTTTAACAGGTGGACCAGGCACTGGGAAGACAACGACAACCCTTGCAATCATCCAAGTATTCGAACATCTAGGGGCGACTGTTTTGTTGGCTGCACCAACGGGACGAGCCGCCAAGAGAATGTCAGAAGCTACTGGTAAAGAGGCAAAGACAATTCATCGGTTATTAGAATTCAAGCCTACCGAAGGGTATAAGAAAAACGAGGAAGACCCTCTCGTCTGCGATGTCTTAATTATTGATGAAGTATCCATGGTGGACATCGTACTAATGTACAACTTGTTAAAAGCAGTCGATAACAAAACAGTAGTCATTTTAGTGGGGGATATTGATCAGTTACCTTCTGTTAGTGCTGGAAATGTACTGCAGGATATCATAGATTCTAGTATTGTAAATGTGGTCAAGCTGACAAGAATCTTCCGACAAGCCCAAGGGAGTGCGATCATTACCAATGCTCATCGCATCAATAAGGGTGAGTTTCCAGAATTATCAGGGAGTCGTGATCGAGACTTTTTCTTTATCGAACAAGAACACCCTGAATTAGTAGCTAGCACAATACGAGATTTATGCACCAAGCGCCTTCCCAACTATTACAACATAGATGCAGTCAATGATATACAGGTACTATGCCCGATGCAGCGCGGGGAATCAGGTGCGATGAATTTGAATCAGATTTTACAAGAGGCATTGAATCCGTGCGACATTGTAATGAAATTCGGCGGTACAAGCTATCGCTTACATGACAAGGTTATGCAAATCAAGAACAACTACGATAAAAATGTCTTTAATGGTGATATTGGTAAAATAACCGCCATTGATACGGAAGAGCGCACACTCATCATCACCTTCGACGGAATCGATGTTGAATACGATGTGACAGAGCTTGATGAAATCATGCTAGCGTACGCCACAACTGTACACAAAAGCCAGGGCAGCGAGTATAAGGTGGTTGTGGCTCCATTTACTATGCAGCATTTCATGATGCTACAGAGAAACTTATTATACACTTGCGTCACCAGAGCCAAAAAAGTAATGGTACTAGTCGGCACGAAGCAAGCGATTGCAATGGCCGTTCGGAATCATAAAATCACACAAAGAAATACATTGCTTGCAAATCGTCTAAGGAGATTGGAATGGGAAAAACACTAA
- a CDS encoding copper chaperone PCu(A)C, whose product MRKILIMAVLLSMFIFTTGCSSDKAPDIVIENISIAPSSMKGEGVYSGYFTIRNNGGEDTFTGFMIPEFPEATFELHNVKDGSMYQIEHVNIPNGEIEFKKGGYHIMMFNMPSFRQLPDVFTIVFEFDKSGSITVPNVLKPEGVIVPTESSMKK is encoded by the coding sequence GTGAGAAAAATTTTAATAATGGCGGTACTATTATCAATGTTTATCTTTACTACTGGATGTAGTAGTGACAAGGCGCCTGATATAGTAATCGAGAATATTTCGATTGCCCCTTCTTCAATGAAAGGCGAAGGAGTTTACTCTGGCTATTTTACAATAAGGAATAATGGTGGCGAAGACACTTTTACAGGTTTTATGATTCCTGAGTTCCCTGAAGCAACATTTGAATTGCACAATGTCAAAGACGGGAGTATGTATCAGATTGAACATGTGAATATACCGAACGGAGAAATAGAGTTTAAGAAGGGTGGATACCATATTATGATGTTTAATATGCCATCCTTCCGACAATTACCTGATGTTTTCACCATTGTATTTGAATTTGACAAAAGTGGGTCAATTACAGTGCCGAACGTGTTAAAACCTGAAGGTGTAATAGTTCCT